The Methanothermobacter tenebrarum genome has a window encoding:
- a CDS encoding proteasome assembly chaperone family protein yields the protein MKETIINVIEEVELDHPIFIEALPGIGHVGKLAADHIIDELDATKFAELYSPSFPPQVLVDDNGIVEPMKNEFYYLKSVGKEKRDYIILIGNTQGLSPEGQYEICGMILDFVEKHGVKEIYTLGGLATGQPVEVSKVYGAATNIELAKKLEKHGVILRSADGGIIGASGLLLGMGSLRGMEGVCLMGETPGYYIDAEAARALLNVLMELLNLEIDTEKLEERAKETRKMISKAQQMEQEMIERMTLKPGEEDLRYIG from the coding sequence ATGAAAGAAACAATAATAAATGTCATAGAAGAAGTGGAATTAGACCATCCGATATTCATAGAAGCTCTACCAGGTATAGGACATGTGGGAAAATTAGCCGCTGATCATATCATCGACGAATTAGATGCTACCAAATTCGCAGAACTTTACTCACCATCATTTCCTCCACAAGTTCTAGTAGATGACAATGGCATTGTAGAACCCATGAAAAACGAATTTTATTACTTGAAATCAGTCGGTAAAGAAAAAAGAGACTACATAATACTAATCGGTAATACACAAGGACTTTCACCAGAAGGGCAATATGAAATCTGTGGCATGATACTAGACTTTGTGGAAAAACATGGCGTCAAAGAGATATACACCCTTGGAGGATTAGCCACAGGACAACCAGTCGAAGTTTCAAAGGTCTACGGCGCCGCCACCAACATAGAACTTGCAAAGAAATTAGAAAAGCATGGAGTCATTTTAAGGTCAGCTGATGGTGGCATAATCGGCGCATCAGGTCTGCTACTAGGAATGGGAAGCCTCAGAGGAATGGAAGGCGTCTGTCTCATGGGTGAAACACCAGGATATTATATAGATGCCGAGGCCGCGAGAGCACTGCTAAACGTCCTCATGGAATTACTAAACTTGGAAATAGACACTGAAAAACTTGAAGAAAGGGCCAAGGAAACCCGTAAGATGATATCAAAGGCTCAGCAGATGGAACAGGAAATGATAGAGAGGATGACGCTCAAACCAGGCGAAGAGGATCTTAGATACATAGGCTGA
- a CDS encoding proteasome assembly chaperone family protein: protein MKVETKNESCTIVSEEIENAIVLEGSPGLGLIGNIVGWLLVDDLKMREIGYIDSKYFPPLAVLYRGVAIHPFRIYEGEGLVLFLSDFILPSSVVYDMTNAMVKWMKRNNSKELITFNSVIVRQKSHLVAGAANSKDALKRLGKLDIPILPFGNINGISGTLLTRCAIENIPASCLFGEILTPYPDPRAAAEVVEVLNKMLGLEVDTEPLLEEAQAIESRLKKLAEKVHKTETPTTPTETPIYM from the coding sequence ATGAAGGTCGAAACAAAGAATGAATCATGCACAATAGTATCTGAAGAGATTGAAAACGCTATAGTCCTTGAAGGATCCCCAGGCTTGGGGCTGATAGGCAACATCGTAGGATGGCTCTTAGTAGACGATCTCAAGATGAGGGAAATAGGATACATCGACTCCAAATATTTCCCGCCCCTAGCAGTCCTCTACAGGGGTGTTGCAATACACCCCTTCAGAATATATGAAGGAGAAGGACTAGTACTCTTCCTATCAGATTTCATCCTACCATCCTCAGTAGTCTATGACATGACCAATGCAATGGTAAAATGGATGAAAAGAAACAACAGCAAGGAATTAATAACATTTAACAGCGTCATTGTAAGACAAAAGTCACACCTAGTCGCAGGAGCAGCTAACAGTAAAGACGCCTTGAAAAGACTTGGAAAACTGGACATACCAATATTACCATTCGGGAACATAAACGGGATCTCAGGAACATTACTAACAAGATGCGCTATAGAAAACATACCAGCTTCTTGCTTATTCGGCGAGATACTAACACCCTACCCAGATCCAAGAGCAGCGGCAGAAGTAGTCGAAGTCCTAAACAAAATGTTAGGCCTCGAAGTAGATACAGAACCATTACTAGAAGAAGCCCAAGCAATCGAATCAAGGCTTAAAAAATTAGCAGAAAAAGTGCACAAAACAGAAACACCCACAACCCCAACAGAAACACCAATATACATGTAG
- a CDS encoding TIGR00375 family protein: MIINADLHIHSCFSQATSQKMTIKNIAPQAKLKGLDLVGTGDGFHPKWLKIIIESTKATEDGIYSHEDCNFIITSEVEDLRRVHHLLILPSIETAMELKEKLPSSNINKEGRPKVRMRGSEIMDLVHEYDGLIGPSHAFTPWTSLYKSYDSYNDCYGKAPDFLELGLSADTDMADRIKELQNIPFLTNSDAHSPWPHRLGREFNQFKVDEISFSAIKKSIKGKNILANYGFDPRLGKYHLTACTRCYRVYEPEEAIKLGMKCSCGGTIKKGVDYRIHEIATWKKPHHPSHRPPYIHIMPLAEIISMKHGKGVTTRYVQRIWGKLVKEFGNEIRTLLDAPLDKIREVDGETALAIKAFRNGSLIIIPGGGGRYGEIRFPENTLDAYFK, translated from the coding sequence ATGATAATAAACGCGGATCTACACATACACAGTTGCTTTTCCCAGGCAACATCCCAGAAGATGACCATAAAGAACATAGCCCCACAAGCAAAACTTAAAGGCTTAGACCTTGTAGGCACCGGTGACGGATTTCACCCCAAGTGGCTCAAAATAATCATAGAAAGTACAAAGGCCACAGAAGATGGTATCTATTCCCATGAAGACTGCAATTTCATAATAACAAGTGAAGTTGAAGACTTGAGACGAGTCCATCATCTTCTAATTTTACCATCCATAGAAACAGCCATGGAACTAAAGGAGAAGTTACCATCATCCAACATTAACAAGGAGGGCAGACCCAAGGTTAGAATGCGAGGATCAGAGATAATGGACTTAGTACATGAATATGATGGCCTCATCGGCCCATCCCATGCATTCACACCATGGACCAGCTTATACAAATCCTATGATAGTTACAATGACTGTTATGGTAAAGCACCCGATTTTTTGGAATTGGGCCTCTCAGCCGACACTGACATGGCTGACAGGATAAAAGAACTCCAAAACATACCATTCTTGACGAATTCCGATGCACATTCCCCTTGGCCGCACCGCCTCGGTAGAGAATTTAACCAATTCAAAGTAGATGAAATTTCTTTTTCCGCTATTAAAAAGTCTATAAAGGGGAAGAATATACTTGCAAATTATGGTTTCGATCCAAGGCTTGGTAAATATCATCTCACAGCGTGCACGCGCTGTTACAGAGTCTATGAACCTGAGGAGGCTATAAAACTTGGCATGAAATGTTCATGTGGTGGAACCATCAAAAAGGGTGTAGATTATCGGATACATGAAATAGCCACATGGAAAAAGCCACATCATCCAAGTCATCGCCCACCTTATATCCATATCATGCCACTTGCCGAGATAATTAGCATGAAGCATGGGAAGGGTGTTACAACACGTTATGTCCAAAGGATTTGGGGAAAACTTGTAAAAGAGTTCGGCAATGAAATAAGAACGCTCCTTGACGCCCCATTAGACAAGATAAGGGAAGTGGATGGCGAAACCGCCCTCGCAATAAAAGCTTTTAGGAATGGCTCCCTCATCATAATACCCGGTGGTGGGGGCAGATACGGTGAAATAAGATTTCCAGAAAACACATTGGACGCTTATTTCAAATAG
- a CDS encoding RNA-protein complex protein Nop10, with product MNMKMRKCSSCGEYTLKEKCPYCGAKTGNVAPPKYSPEDKYGKYRRILKKQMLFKKNNGG from the coding sequence ATTAACATGAAAATGCGAAAATGTTCTTCGTGTGGAGAATACACACTAAAAGAGAAATGCCCATATTGTGGGGCGAAAACAGGGAATGTAGCCCCGCCAAAATATTCCCCAGAGGATAAGTATGGGAAATATAGGCGCATTTTAAAAAAACAGATGCTCTTTAAAAAAAATAATGGGGGGTAA
- a CDS encoding PepSY domain-containing protein, with protein sequence MIDSKIIISVTIVLIIGAIAAGYQISNNPKILWQPTTPDSTTPHSQGTGGGSGGAGGGAGGSVGPTGAGDGSGGSAGGSGSSSNGIGIGGNGGYPVGPSEAQSIAQKYIKEEGAKAGTPRLVTIGGEPVYVVPIEKNGKIVGEIHIDPITGKNIGGGGGAPP encoded by the coding sequence ATGATAGACTCCAAGATTATAATTTCAGTGACGATAGTTCTAATCATCGGAGCCATCGCAGCAGGTTACCAGATAAGCAACAACCCCAAAATTTTATGGCAACCAACAACCCCTGATAGCACCACACCACATTCCCAAGGGACCGGAGGCGGATCAGGGGGGGCCGGAGGCGGAGCAGGCGGATCAGTCGGTCCTACAGGCGCAGGCGATGGTTCAGGTGGGAGTGCAGGAGGATCCGGCAGTTCTTCAAACGGTATTGGTATTGGGGGTAATGGAGGTTATCCCGTGGGTCCATCAGAAGCCCAAAGTATAGCCCAGAAATACATAAAAGAAGAAGGCGCTAAAGCAGGAACACCACGCCTCGTCACCATAGGCGGCGAACCAGTATATGTAGTGCCAATAGAAAAGAATGGTAAAATCGTAGGAGAAATCCATATAGATCCCATCACTGGTAAAAACATAGGCGGGGGCGGTGGTGCACCACCATGA